The Deinococcus carri genomic sequence CGCGCACGGTCCGGCCGGTGCCGTGGGGCAGGGCGACCGTGCCACGCACGTTCTGGTCGCTCTTGCGGGGGTCGATGCCCAGCCGGAAGTGCACTTCCACCGTCTCGTCGAACTTGGCGGTGGCGATGTCCTTGACCAGGGCGGCGGCCTCGTCGATGGTGTACTGCTTGTTGCGGTCCACCTTCTCGACTAGGGCGCGATAACGCTTGCCGTGCTTAGGCATGGGGGCCTCCCTCGATGGTGACGCCCATGCTGCGCGCGGTGCCCGCCACGGTGTTGGCGGCGGCCTCGACGCTCCCGGCGTTCAGGTCGGGCATCTTGGTCTTGGCGATTTCCAGGACCTGATCCCAGTTCAACTTGCCGACCTTCGCCTTGTTGGGCGTGGCGCTGCCTTTTTGCAGACCGGCGGCCTTGCGAATCAGGTAGCTCATGGGCGGCGTCTTGGTGATGAAGGTGAAGGAGCGGTCCGCGTAGATGGTGATCTCGACGGGGATGATCGCGTCACCCTTGTCGGCCGTCTGCGCGTTGAACGCCTTCGTGAACTCCATGATGTTCGCGCCGTACTGACCCAGCGCGGGGCCGACGGGCGGGGCCGGGGTGGCCTTGCCCGCGGGCAGCTGGAGCTTGACAAGCCCTGTGACTTTCTTCATGTGCGTCCTCCTTAGCTCCCCCGGCACGCCCCCAGCCGGGCGGCGATGGGCGGCGGGGTGCTGGCGCTAAGTTCTGCCGCTCAGGGCACCCTTCACGGCAGCAACTTTTCCAGTGTACAGGGCCAGATGGCTTCTGCCAAGCCT encodes the following:
- the rplK gene encoding 50S ribosomal protein L11; this translates as MKKVTGLVKLQLPAGKATPAPPVGPALGQYGANIMEFTKAFNAQTADKGDAIIPVEITIYADRSFTFITKTPPMSYLIRKAAGLQKGSATPNKAKVGKLNWDQVLEIAKTKMPDLNAGSVEAAANTVAGTARSMGVTIEGGPHA